One window of Phycisphaeraceae bacterium genomic DNA carries:
- a CDS encoding ammonia-forming cytochrome c nitrite reductase subunit c552: MNDSSSQRQGGQPSSRRISLLLLGVLAAAAGGTAIVTYTLVQMFEHKQDARSPYLRIVDLNETSTDPVPWGMNWPHHFEQYKQTAGDRFYGGSSAMPQSKLDSSPWLKRLYAGYAFSIDYREARGHAYMLYDQVVTERVNQRAQAGACLHCHASTTVLYRKAGLEALGMPADHSALASAFDMPAVIKGFEALSTKPYHEVLEMLTQVPDGTGADGKPIFDSPPVGGFTPGKVPEGHFAMGEAHPVSCIDCHDPSTMKVRITRPGFMLGMQALAESSEPLPHMPSVEKWRKGDRALPYDPNTLATRQEMRSFACGQCHVEYYCATKDTLTFPWGNGLKAEQIESIWEAKKFPDGSKFMDYKHAETGAPLFKAQHPEFELWSQGIHARSGVSCADCHMPYERVGAMKLSSHNVRSPMENIDNACRTCHHVPAEELRARVEMIQDRTVHLMERTAHAMTEMLDAIMEAKASGVSEEALGPVYELQRKAMWRLDYISSENSKGFHADQEAARILGESIDFSRQAQAMALRLLSREGAGHEPPTS, encoded by the coding sequence ATGAACGACAGCTCTTCGCAACGTCAAGGCGGACAACCGAGCAGCAGGCGCATCTCGCTTCTATTGCTGGGTGTGCTGGCGGCTGCTGCGGGCGGCACGGCGATCGTTACATACACCCTTGTACAGATGTTCGAGCACAAGCAGGATGCACGCTCGCCGTACCTGCGGATCGTTGATCTGAATGAGACGAGCACGGACCCAGTGCCGTGGGGCATGAATTGGCCTCACCACTTCGAGCAGTACAAGCAGACGGCGGGCGACAGGTTCTACGGCGGGTCGAGCGCGATGCCGCAGAGCAAGCTCGACTCCAGCCCGTGGCTCAAGCGTTTGTATGCCGGCTATGCCTTCAGCATCGACTATCGCGAGGCGAGAGGCCACGCGTACATGCTTTACGACCAGGTTGTCACGGAGCGAGTCAACCAGCGTGCGCAGGCTGGTGCGTGCCTCCATTGCCACGCCTCGACAACGGTCCTCTATCGAAAGGCCGGGCTTGAGGCTCTGGGTATGCCGGCCGACCACTCGGCTCTGGCTTCGGCGTTCGACATGCCGGCGGTCATCAAGGGCTTTGAAGCGCTCAGTACCAAGCCGTATCACGAGGTGCTGGAGATGCTCACTCAGGTTCCTGACGGCACGGGCGCCGATGGCAAACCGATCTTCGACTCTCCCCCCGTCGGCGGCTTTACACCAGGGAAGGTTCCGGAGGGCCACTTCGCCATGGGCGAAGCACATCCGGTCAGCTGCATCGACTGCCACGATCCCTCGACGATGAAGGTCCGCATCACCCGACCGGGATTCATGCTGGGCATGCAAGCCCTTGCCGAGAGCAGCGAGCCGCTCCCGCACATGCCAAGCGTGGAGAAATGGCGGAAGGGCGACCGTGCGCTGCCGTACGACCCGAACACCTTGGCCACGCGCCAGGAGATGCGATCGTTCGCGTGCGGCCAGTGTCACGTGGAGTATTACTGCGCGACCAAGGACACCCTGACGTTCCCATGGGGGAACGGTCTCAAGGCCGAGCAGATCGAGTCCATCTGGGAGGCAAAGAAGTTCCCCGACGGATCGAAGTTCATGGACTACAAGCACGCCGAGACAGGCGCGCCGCTCTTCAAAGCCCAGCATCCGGAGTTTGAGCTGTGGAGCCAGGGGATCCATGCACGATCAGGCGTGAGTTGCGCCGATTGCCACATGCCATACGAGCGAGTGGGCGCGATGAAGCTCAGCAGCCACAACGTTCGCAGCCCGATGGAGAACATCGACAATGCGTGCCGTACATGCCACCATGTGCCAGCGGAAGAACTGCGTGCGCGAGTGGAGATGATCCAGGATCGGACGGTTCATCTGATGGAGAGGACGGCTCACGCCATGACCGAGATGCTCGATGCGATCATGGAAGCCAAGGCGTCCGGCGTGTCGGAGGAGGCCCTCGGGCCCGTCTACGAACTCCAGCGCAAGGCGATGTGGCGTCTTGACTACATCAGCAGCGAGAACTCGAAGGGGTTCCATGCGGATCAAGAGGCCGCGAGAATTCTCGGCGAATCGATCGATTTCAGCCGCCAGGCCCAGGCGATGGCGCTGCGACTCCTCTCGCGCGAAGGCGCTGGCCACGAGCCACCTACGAGTTGA
- a CDS encoding DNA-directed RNA polymerase subunit omega: protein MIEALKDDLIVNKCGGRFKLTALIQRRLVQLMDGARPLVERDGRTDLEVVIQEILEDKIAYDLPVGGSDAGEEEPLL, encoded by the coding sequence ATGATCGAAGCACTGAAGGACGACCTGATTGTGAACAAGTGCGGCGGCCGGTTCAAACTGACCGCGCTCATCCAGCGGCGTCTCGTGCAACTGATGGATGGGGCTCGCCCCCTCGTTGAGCGCGACGGCCGCACCGACCTTGAGGTCGTGATCCAGGAGATCCTGGAGGACAAGATCGCGTACGATCTTCCGGTCGGCGGAAGTGATGCTGGGGAAGAAGAGCCCCTGCTCTGA
- a CDS encoding DUF3553 domain-containing protein, with protein sequence MSTSGWKVGDRVVHAGRPEWGTGSVTSVEAAVHNGHPCQRLGIRFERAGPKTISTAFADLRHPDAAPSLDRKLSDAAGLDGPDHLKAAQVLGELPDDATDPFISFKARLTNTLKLYRFTGSGGSLLDWATAQTGLSDPLSRFSRHELELAFDRFKMNLEQHLRRLVQDARKKEPESIAAAMSSAPPAGQQALKRADNWR encoded by the coding sequence ATGAGCACGTCGGGTTGGAAGGTCGGCGATCGGGTTGTCCACGCGGGCCGTCCCGAATGGGGAACCGGATCGGTCACCAGCGTCGAAGCCGCCGTCCACAACGGCCATCCCTGCCAGCGTCTGGGAATCCGCTTCGAGAGGGCCGGCCCGAAAACGATCTCAACCGCCTTCGCCGATCTCAGACACCCCGACGCCGCGCCCTCACTGGACCGTAAGCTCTCAGACGCCGCGGGCCTCGACGGCCCGGATCACCTCAAAGCCGCCCAGGTCCTCGGCGAACTCCCGGACGATGCCACAGATCCCTTCATCAGCTTCAAGGCCCGGCTGACCAACACGCTCAAGCTCTATCGCTTTACCGGAAGTGGGGGCTCCCTCCTCGACTGGGCGACCGCTCAGACCGGGCTCTCAGATCCGCTCAGCCGCTTCAGCCGCCACGAACTCGAACTGGCCTTCGACCGTTTCAAGATGAACCTGGAGCAGCATCTGAGGCGTCTGGTCCAGGATGCCCGCAAGAAAGAGCCCGAGTCCATCGCCGCTGCCATGTCCTCCGCGCCCCCCGCGGGTCAACAGGCGCTGAAGCGAGCCGACAACTGGCGTTGA
- the floA gene encoding flotillin-like protein FloA (flotillin-like protein involved in membrane lipid rafts) — translation MNNFLYVALAVVGLFLIILIFVIGQFINLYIQALLSNARVGLLEIIGMKLRKVDIRTIVFSRIRAVKAGLDIPTNALETHYLAGGRVPNVISAMIAARSARIELPWNIATAIDLAGRDILDAVQTSVNPKVIDCPAQSSPRPTIDAVAKDGIQLKAKARVTVRTNIARLVGGATEETIIARVGQGIVSTIGSAVDHKQVLENPDDISRKVMESGLDAGTAFEILSIDIADIDVGDNIGAKLQLDQANADKQRAQAQAESRRAAAVAEEQEFKAMEQKNRAIVVLAEAEIPKAMSEAFRSGHLGIMDYYKMRNVVADTDMRQSIAGDGKSKS, via the coding sequence ATGAATAACTTTCTCTACGTCGCGTTGGCCGTCGTCGGCCTGTTCCTGATCATCTTGATCTTCGTGATCGGGCAGTTCATCAACCTCTATATCCAGGCATTGCTCTCGAACGCCCGAGTCGGGCTGCTCGAGATCATCGGGATGAAGCTCCGAAAGGTCGACATCCGCACGATCGTCTTCAGCCGCATCCGCGCCGTGAAGGCGGGCCTCGATATCCCGACCAACGCGCTCGAAACCCACTACCTCGCCGGCGGCCGCGTCCCCAACGTCATCAGCGCGATGATCGCCGCACGCAGCGCGAGGATCGAACTCCCCTGGAACATCGCGACCGCGATCGACCTCGCTGGCCGCGACATCCTCGACGCCGTGCAGACATCCGTCAATCCCAAGGTCATCGATTGCCCCGCCCAGTCCAGCCCCCGCCCGACCATCGACGCCGTCGCCAAGGACGGCATCCAGTTGAAGGCCAAGGCACGCGTCACGGTCCGCACCAACATCGCCCGTCTCGTCGGCGGTGCGACCGAAGAGACCATCATCGCCCGCGTCGGCCAGGGCATCGTCTCCACCATCGGCTCCGCGGTTGACCACAAGCAGGTGCTCGAGAATCCCGACGACATCTCCCGCAAGGTCATGGAGTCCGGCCTCGACGCGGGCACCGCCTTCGAGATCCTCTCGATCGACATCGCGGATATCGACGTCGGCGACAACATCGGCGCGAAACTCCAGCTCGACCAGGCCAACGCCGACAAGCAGCGAGCACAGGCACAGGCCGAAAGCCGCCGCGCCGCCGCCGTCGCTGAAGAGCAGGAGTTCAAGGCGATGGAGCAGAAGAACCGCGCCATCGTCGTCCTGGCAGAAGCAGAGATCCCCAAGGCCATGTCCGAGGCATTCCGCTCCGGCCACCTCGGAATCATGGACTACTACAAGATGCGCAACGTCGTCGCCGACACCGATATGCGTCAGTCCATCGCGGGCGACGGAAAGTCCAAGTCCTGA
- a CDS encoding winged helix-turn-helix domain-containing protein: MSKKTPTTKSNPASKATRRPAPHAAANDKARAEALAKLNAKPDATAKDASKRGTMASTSSAPKPATKTTARLKPKRLSALDAAAQVLQALPAKEARLGLSASELIERMAAAGLWTSPGGKTPAATLYAAMMREILAKGDAARFVRLEATDGGKRGRFTASSVTATVTRQDHTSKVRTQKTPKPLSRKGAA, translated from the coding sequence ATGTCCAAGAAGACCCCCACGACGAAGTCCAATCCCGCCAGCAAGGCCACCAGGAGGCCCGCGCCACACGCGGCCGCGAACGACAAGGCCCGCGCTGAGGCGCTCGCCAAGTTGAACGCCAAGCCCGACGCGACGGCCAAGGACGCCAGCAAGCGCGGCACAATGGCGTCCACGTCGTCGGCACCGAAGCCCGCAACCAAGACCACCGCCAGGCTCAAACCCAAGCGCCTCTCGGCGCTCGACGCCGCGGCTCAGGTGCTTCAGGCCTTGCCCGCGAAGGAAGCTCGGCTCGGACTCTCTGCATCCGAGCTCATCGAGCGCATGGCGGCCGCAGGCCTCTGGACCAGCCCGGGCGGCAAGACACCCGCCGCGACGCTTTACGCCGCGATGATGCGTGAGATCTTGGCCAAGGGCGATGCCGCTCGCTTCGTGCGCCTCGAAGCCACTGATGGTGGGAAGCGCGGCCGTTTCACCGCATCTTCCGTCACGGCAACGGTTACGCGCCAAGACCACACGTCCAAGGTGCGGACGCAGAAGACCCCGAAGCCCCTGTCGCGGAAGGGGGCCGCATGA
- the ccoS gene encoding cbb3-type cytochrome oxidase assembly protein CcoS, giving the protein MSVLYIVMPIAFLLAAVALLGFIWAARQGQFDDLDTPSLRVILDDDTPARSSGTTGRNRPQSPNRVRAGLKIRS; this is encoded by the coding sequence ATGTCCGTCCTCTACATCGTCATGCCGATCGCCTTCCTCCTCGCCGCTGTCGCGCTGCTCGGCTTCATCTGGGCCGCAAGGCAAGGCCAGTTCGACGATCTCGACACGCCCTCACTCCGCGTGATCCTCGACGACGACACGCCCGCCCGTAGCAGCGGAACCACCGGGCGGAACCGGCCACAGAGCCCGAACCGGGTTCGCGCAGGATTGAAGATCCGTTCCTGA
- a CDS encoding phosphopantothenoylcysteine decarboxylase (decarboxylates 4-phosphopantothenoylcysteine to form 4'-phosphopantotheine.) encodes MSTRSGDNSGLQVFRDRRILVGITGGIAAYKTAMLVSRLAQAGAQVTVAMTESATRFVTPLTFQALSARPVYTSAWEHVESKDPQHISLASSADAAIVAPCTMDTMAKLASGITEDVVCLILSAIDRGKTPVLLAPAMNSVMWSQQATQRNAATLRGDGYTLVGPDEGWQACRQVGPGRMAEPEELLQRLAEAITARSP; translated from the coding sequence ATGAGCACACGTTCGGGCGACAACTCGGGTCTGCAGGTCTTCCGGGACCGACGCATCCTCGTCGGCATCACAGGGGGGATTGCTGCGTACAAGACGGCGATGCTTGTCAGCCGCCTCGCGCAGGCGGGGGCGCAGGTGACTGTCGCGATGACCGAGAGCGCGACCCGATTTGTGACGCCTCTGACGTTTCAGGCGCTGTCGGCCCGGCCCGTGTACACGAGTGCGTGGGAGCATGTGGAGTCGAAGGACCCGCAGCACATCTCGCTGGCGTCGTCGGCGGATGCGGCGATTGTTGCCCCGTGCACGATGGACACGATGGCGAAACTGGCGAGCGGGATTACCGAGGATGTGGTGTGTCTGATCCTGTCGGCGATCGACAGGGGGAAGACGCCGGTGCTGCTCGCGCCTGCGATGAACAGCGTGATGTGGAGCCAGCAGGCGACGCAGCGGAATGCCGCGACGCTGCGGGGTGATGGGTACACGCTCGTCGGTCCTGACGAGGGGTGGCAGGCGTGCCGGCAGGTGGGTCCGGGGCGGATGGCTGAGCCGGAGGAATTGCTTCAGCGGCTTGCCGAGGCGATCACGGCCCGATCGCCGTGA
- a CDS encoding recombinase family protein, whose product MSRPSSSLSGGMGVPGRTGDMVGSVRCAIYTRKSSEEGLDMLFNSLDAQREAGMDYIKSQRSQGWVAVPTLYDDGGFSGGNTERPGLQRLLADIKAQRIDIVVVYKVDRLSRSLSDFARLMQVFDEHRVSFVSVTQQFNTTTSMGRLTLNMLLSFAQFEREVTGERIRDKIAATMRRGIFTVGRPPFGYRRPVPSDPDPGNRVIRIVPEEADIVRRVYALYLEHRSPLAVIEALRAEGIHRRLRQCDTGLNVGKLVWSTGHIHSMLTNATYAGKIVHTRGANLPEGKGRCPTDIWPGLHEPIIDPELWDRVQALINRRERAPATRWSHTHLLKGKLRTNEGSTMTPSNSMKRLADGGCRRVPYYVSMKACTQGRGSCPVRRVNAGVLDTLVRALVLDRLESAHGVHLGHVELEVRDLWIREVIEGVVVGIDCLRVTLNVRRIRACRESLGDGSRSSSTPTPTPVPRCRYVPEVTQEPTGVQLSEVERETLALQIQIKRHDGRHVLLHPEGQDLICKLDSRGRPEPSPHIVRAIGQAYAMHGEVLRTGKPMEEVARALGMDPARGRQLHVLTHLSPTILRAALTGTLSPQVSLLDLRAAASELDWTLQASRLGMR is encoded by the coding sequence ATGAGTCGCCCTTCTTCGTCTCTCTCGGGCGGCATGGGTGTCCCCGGTCGCACGGGTGATATGGTTGGCTCGGTCCGATGTGCCATCTACACGCGCAAGTCCAGCGAGGAAGGCCTGGACATGCTCTTCAACTCCCTGGATGCCCAGCGCGAGGCCGGGATGGACTACATCAAGAGCCAGCGCAGCCAGGGGTGGGTCGCTGTCCCGACCCTCTATGACGACGGAGGCTTCTCCGGTGGCAACACCGAGCGGCCCGGCCTGCAACGCCTCCTGGCCGACATCAAGGCACAGCGCATCGACATTGTGGTGGTGTACAAGGTCGATCGCCTCAGCAGGTCGCTCAGCGACTTCGCACGACTCATGCAGGTCTTTGACGAGCATCGGGTCTCCTTCGTATCCGTCACCCAGCAGTTCAACACGACGACGTCGATGGGGCGGCTCACGCTCAACATGCTCCTCTCCTTTGCGCAGTTCGAGAGGGAGGTGACGGGCGAACGCATCAGGGACAAGATCGCCGCCACCATGCGCAGAGGGATCTTTACGGTGGGGCGGCCGCCCTTCGGATACCGCAGGCCGGTGCCGAGCGACCCGGACCCCGGCAACCGCGTGATCCGGATCGTGCCCGAGGAGGCGGACATCGTCCGTCGCGTGTACGCGCTCTATCTGGAGCACCGCTCGCCGCTCGCCGTCATCGAGGCGCTCAGAGCCGAGGGGATCCATCGTCGCCTCCGGCAGTGCGACACTGGCCTGAATGTCGGCAAGCTCGTGTGGAGCACCGGCCACATCCATTCCATGCTGACGAACGCGACCTACGCGGGCAAGATCGTCCACACGCGTGGGGCCAACCTGCCCGAGGGCAAGGGCAGGTGCCCGACCGACATCTGGCCCGGGCTCCACGAGCCGATCATTGATCCTGAGCTATGGGACAGGGTGCAGGCGCTGATCAACCGGCGCGAACGAGCACCGGCGACGCGCTGGTCCCACACCCACCTGCTCAAGGGCAAGCTGCGGACAAACGAGGGTTCGACGATGACCCCGTCAAACTCCATGAAGCGGCTGGCGGATGGGGGGTGCCGCCGGGTGCCGTATTACGTGAGCATGAAGGCGTGCACACAGGGGCGTGGGTCCTGCCCCGTCCGCAGAGTCAACGCGGGCGTGCTCGACACCCTCGTGCGTGCGCTGGTGCTGGATCGCCTGGAATCGGCTCACGGGGTGCACCTGGGCCATGTCGAACTTGAGGTCCGCGATCTCTGGATCCGCGAGGTGATCGAAGGGGTCGTGGTGGGCATCGATTGTCTCAGGGTCACTCTAAACGTCCGACGCATCCGGGCGTGTCGAGAGTCACTCGGAGACGGGTCGAGGTCATCGTCCACACCCACGCCCACACCGGTGCCGCGGTGCCGCTATGTCCCGGAGGTGACTCAGGAGCCGACGGGTGTCCAGTTGTCTGAGGTCGAGCGCGAGACACTGGCGTTGCAGATCCAGATCAAGCGTCACGACGGTCGCCACGTCCTGCTGCACCCCGAGGGGCAGGACCTCATCTGCAAGCTGGACTCGCGGGGCCGCCCCGAGCCCTCGCCGCACATCGTCCGCGCCATCGGCCAGGCCTACGCGATGCACGGTGAAGTGCTTCGAACGGGCAAGCCCATGGAAGAGGTCGCCCGAGCGCTCGGAATGGACCCCGCGCGGGGCAGGCAGTTGCACGTACTCACGCATCTGAGCCCGACGATCCTGAGGGCGGCGTTGACCGGAACCCTGTCGCCCCAGGTCTCACTGCTTGACCTGCGGGCGGCGGCCAGTGAACTGGACTGGACGCTGCAGGCGTCCCGCCTCGGCATGCGATAG
- a CDS encoding heavy metal translocating P-type ATPase has protein sequence MSAIAGNIDRVTIGSSHVDVLCDHCGLSVPRGLVEEGAAHQFCCHGCRAAYEIISSCDLQRYYDLRDADPSGNTRSKGTGARYAEFDDDTFSALYVRELPGGTRAVELFVEGVHCAACVWLVERLPRVVPGVVEARLEMRRAMVTLTWDPRRVTLSKIARTLDRLGYPPHVARDRNQRESRRIEDRAALIRIGIAGACAGNVMLLALALYAGLFDRIEPEYLKLFRWTSMLISAVSVLWPGSVFIRGAIAALRARVIQLDVPIALGLVAGLIWSVVSTFRGIGEVYFDSLSVLVFALLVGRFVQQRQQRWASDSLEMLYALTPSSARVWENGTTRDVPIEAIKPGDVVQVLAGECLPVDGVIIKGQTTVDQALLTGESMPIHVMCWHEVAAGALNVSSEILVRVSATGEGTRVGKLMRLVEDAAQRRAPIVRLADAIAGRFVLAMICLATITVLLWWPTDPGKAIEHAAALLIVTCPCALGLATPLAVSVAIGRAARRGMLLKGGESLQALDRRGILLLDKTGTITEGRMRLLAWHGDASAKQLVCAIERSSSHPIARAIVDGIGNTEQTVADGVVFASSGASGTVAGRRVIVGSARHVRACDVAEEPRIAEIERSSTEDGHTPVLIAVDGKVVAVAVIGDAIRADASAAIEGLRSLGWRIGILSGDHPGAVAAVGRKLGIDPQHIYGGCDPEHKQRIVEQLIGEEPVVMVGDGVNDAAALASATVGIAVHGGAEASLSAADVYLGSPGLMPILDLLGASRRTMKVIRRNLLFSLSYNIFAAALAMTGILNPLIAAILMPASSLTVLASSLRVRTFGD, from the coding sequence ATGAGCGCGATCGCAGGAAACATCGATCGCGTCACGATCGGCTCCTCGCACGTGGACGTGCTCTGCGACCACTGCGGGCTCTCCGTGCCCCGAGGCCTCGTGGAAGAGGGTGCCGCCCATCAGTTCTGTTGCCATGGGTGCCGCGCCGCCTATGAGATCATCAGCTCGTGCGATCTCCAGCGATACTACGACCTCCGCGATGCCGACCCCTCAGGCAACACACGCTCAAAGGGAACCGGCGCCCGATACGCGGAGTTCGACGACGACACCTTCAGTGCCCTGTACGTCCGTGAACTCCCCGGTGGCACGCGTGCCGTCGAGCTATTCGTCGAGGGCGTGCACTGCGCCGCGTGCGTGTGGCTCGTTGAACGCCTCCCCCGAGTTGTCCCCGGCGTCGTCGAAGCCCGCCTGGAGATGCGCCGCGCGATGGTGACACTCACGTGGGATCCGCGCCGCGTCACCCTCTCGAAGATCGCTCGCACGCTCGATCGACTCGGCTATCCGCCGCACGTCGCACGCGACAGAAACCAACGCGAATCTCGCCGTATCGAGGACCGCGCAGCGCTGATCAGAATCGGCATCGCCGGCGCGTGCGCAGGCAACGTCATGCTCCTCGCCCTCGCGCTCTACGCGGGCCTCTTCGACCGCATCGAGCCCGAGTATCTCAAGCTCTTCCGCTGGACCAGCATGCTCATCAGCGCGGTCTCTGTTCTCTGGCCGGGAAGCGTCTTCATCCGGGGTGCGATCGCCGCGCTCCGGGCAAGAGTCATCCAACTCGACGTCCCCATCGCCCTCGGCCTCGTCGCCGGTCTGATCTGGAGCGTCGTCAGCACGTTCCGCGGCATCGGCGAGGTCTACTTCGACTCGCTCAGCGTCCTCGTCTTCGCACTGCTCGTCGGCCGCTTCGTCCAGCAGCGCCAGCAGCGATGGGCCTCCGACTCGCTGGAGATGCTCTACGCCCTGACCCCCTCCTCCGCCCGAGTCTGGGAGAACGGAACAACCCGTGATGTTCCCATCGAAGCGATAAAGCCCGGCGATGTCGTTCAGGTGCTCGCGGGCGAATGCTTGCCGGTCGACGGGGTCATCATCAAAGGCCAGACCACGGTCGACCAGGCGCTCCTCACGGGTGAGAGCATGCCCATACATGTGATGTGCTGGCATGAAGTCGCCGCCGGAGCACTGAACGTCTCCTCGGAGATACTCGTGCGTGTCAGCGCCACCGGCGAGGGCACGCGCGTAGGAAAGCTGATGCGTCTGGTCGAAGACGCTGCACAGCGACGGGCTCCCATTGTCCGCCTCGCCGACGCGATAGCAGGACGCTTCGTCCTCGCGATGATCTGCCTCGCGACAATCACAGTCCTCCTCTGGTGGCCGACAGATCCGGGCAAAGCGATCGAACACGCCGCGGCTTTGCTTATCGTCACATGCCCGTGCGCCCTCGGACTCGCGACGCCCCTGGCGGTCAGCGTCGCGATCGGACGTGCCGCCCGACGCGGCATGCTCCTCAAAGGCGGAGAGTCGCTGCAGGCCCTCGATCGTCGCGGCATCCTCCTGCTGGACAAAACCGGCACGATCACCGAAGGTCGCATGCGTCTGCTCGCGTGGCACGGCGACGCCTCGGCAAAGCAACTCGTCTGCGCGATCGAGCGTTCCTCATCACACCCGATCGCCCGAGCCATCGTCGATGGAATCGGCAACACCGAACAGACCGTTGCAGACGGCGTGGTCTTCGCATCATCCGGCGCGAGCGGCACTGTCGCTGGACGCCGAGTCATCGTGGGGTCGGCACGCCACGTTCGAGCATGTGACGTCGCCGAAGAGCCAAGGATCGCCGAGATCGAGCGATCATCAACAGAAGACGGACACACCCCGGTCCTCATCGCGGTCGATGGCAAAGTCGTCGCTGTCGCGGTCATCGGCGATGCAATCCGTGCGGATGCCTCCGCCGCGATCGAGGGGCTGAGATCGCTCGGGTGGCGGATCGGCATCCTGTCCGGCGACCATCCCGGAGCCGTCGCAGCAGTCGGAAGAAAGCTCGGGATCGATCCGCAGCACATCTACGGCGGCTGCGACCCCGAGCACAAACAGCGGATCGTCGAACAACTGATCGGGGAAGAACCGGTCGTCATGGTCGGTGATGGCGTCAACGACGCCGCCGCGCTCGCCTCGGCCACGGTCGGCATCGCAGTCCACGGCGGCGCAGAAGCGAGTCTCTCCGCAGCGGATGTCTACCTCGGGTCTCCCGGCCTCATGCCGATCCTCGACCTGCTCGGGGCATCACGCCGGACCATGAAGGTCATCCGACGCAATCTCCTCTTCTCGCTCTCGTACAACATCTTCGCCGCCGCGCTGGCCATGACCGGCATCCTCAACCCTCTGATCGCCGCGATCCTGATGCCCGCCAGCTCGCTGACGGTGCTGGCCAGTTCGCTCCGGGTCAGGACCTTTGGAGACTGA
- the nrfH gene encoding cytochrome c nitrite reductase small subunit — MASEALGVNERVTEPESAESAASRHGRRGLIARIGFLPLVATVLMGMLVGMGAFTFGYGKGAAYLSNNPAACTNCHVMQDHFDAWQNSSHKNVATCNDCHLSHHPIGKWIVKGDNGFFHSLAFTTGNYPDPIRIKERNRRVTQNACLSCHEDFVHNMLPENPAGDMLNCVHCHSGVGHAHR; from the coding sequence ATGGCGAGTGAGGCACTTGGTGTGAATGAGCGTGTGACCGAACCTGAGTCGGCGGAGTCTGCGGCGAGCAGGCACGGTCGGCGTGGGCTGATCGCTCGAATCGGCTTTCTGCCGCTTGTCGCGACCGTGCTGATGGGTATGCTGGTCGGCATGGGGGCCTTCACCTTCGGCTATGGAAAGGGCGCGGCGTATCTCTCGAATAATCCCGCAGCGTGTACGAACTGTCACGTCATGCAGGACCACTTCGATGCGTGGCAGAACTCGAGCCACAAGAACGTGGCCACCTGCAACGACTGCCATCTCTCGCACCACCCTATCGGGAAGTGGATCGTGAAGGGCGACAACGGCTTCTTCCATTCACTCGCGTTCACTACGGGGAACTACCCCGACCCGATCCGTATTAAAGAGCGGAACCGGCGAGTGACGCAGAACGCGTGCCTTTCCTGCCATGAAGACTTCGTCCACAACATGCTCCCCGAGAATCCCGCGGGCGACATGCTCAACTGTGTCCACTGTCACAGTGGGGTCGGGCACGCTCACAGATGA
- a CDS encoding DUF2924 domain-containing protein, producing the protein MSSERIQTRPKGRAAARNARNAVDLARLESMSLAEIRDLWRVLGCRRSRRGGATGAGGEAGGGVVPRRVMIRDIAFRAQIRRLGGLDRTTERLLKYAIKDAIANARISELSVNAPNLTAQDDATGHEPTVPSKGVRRPRTTSPALPAGAKLIRIWRGRTHEVTVVQGGKAFVYQGKTYRSLSSIATEITGVVWSGPQFFGVVSRKGKRTTRGSTAGKEGGSI; encoded by the coding sequence ATGAGCAGCGAACGGATTCAGACAAGACCAAAGGGACGTGCGGCTGCACGCAACGCGCGCAACGCGGTTGATCTCGCGCGGCTTGAGTCCATGTCTCTTGCCGAGATCCGTGACCTCTGGCGTGTTCTCGGGTGTCGCAGAAGCCGCAGGGGCGGTGCAACTGGTGCTGGTGGCGAGGCCGGTGGTGGAGTGGTGCCGCGGCGCGTCATGATCCGCGACATCGCCTTTCGAGCCCAGATCCGTCGCTTGGGCGGTCTGGACCGGACGACGGAGCGCCTGCTCAAGTATGCAATCAAGGACGCGATCGCCAATGCGCGGATCTCCGAACTCTCGGTGAACGCTCCGAATCTCACGGCCCAAGACGATGCCACCGGTCATGAACCAACAGTCCCCTCCAAGGGCGTGCGGCGGCCGCGCACGACAAGCCCCGCTCTTCCCGCCGGAGCCAAGCTCATCCGCATCTGGCGGGGTCGCACGCACGAGGTCACTGTCGTGCAGGGAGGCAAGGCCTTCGTCTATCAGGGCAAGACCTACCGATCCCTCTCCAGCATCGCCACAGAGATCACCGGCGTGGTCTGGTCAGGCCCGCAGTTCTTCGGGGTCGTGAGCCGCAAGGGCAAGCGAACCACGCGCGGATCCACTGCGGGCAAGGAGGGGGGATCGATATGA